A region of the Serinicoccus profundi genome:
CCTACTACTCCTTCCGGAGCCGGCCCTTCGAGGACTCCTGGAGCGGCTTCTCCGACTCTCCGACGTTCGACATCGCGCAGGAGATCTCCCAGCGGCTCATCGGTGAGTTCAGCAAGGGCACCGACGAGGGTGGTGTGGACGAGATCCACATCGTCTACACCCGGTTCATCAACATGGTGAGCCAGGAGGTGCAGGTCACCCGGCTGCTGCCGCTGGAGGTCGTCGAGGACGCCGCCCCGAAGACCCCGGAGAACGGTTTCCCGCTGTACGAGTTCGAGCCGGACGCCGCCGAGGTGCTGGACGCCCTGCTCCCGCGCTACATCACCTCCCGGATCTGGAACGCCCTGCTCCAGTCCGCCGCCTCCGAGCTCGCCGCCCGCCAGCGGGCGATGAAGTCGGCGACGGACAACGCCGAGGAGCTCATCAAGACCTACACGCGTCTTGCCAACCAGGCCCGCCAGGCCGAGATCACCCAAGAGATCAGCGAAATCGTGGGCGGCGCGAGCGCCCTCGCCGACGCCAAGAAGTGAGAGGAAGCACGCAGCCATGACTGCTACCACCGAGGCTCCCACGACGGAGCAGACCCAGGGTGCCGTGGGTCGGCTGGCCCGGATCATCGGCCCCGTCGTCGACGTCGAGTTCCCCCCAGGACAGATGCCGGCGCTCTACAACCTGCTCAAGACCCAGGTCGAGGTGAGCGGGGAGACCAAGACCGTCAACCTCGAGGTCGCCCAGGACATCGGCGACAACATGGTGCGCGCCATCTCCCTGCAGCCCACCGACGGCCTCGTCCGCGGTGCGCAGGTGCAGGACACCGGCGGCCCCATCACCGTGCCCGTCGGTGACGTGACCCTCGGTCACGTCTTCAACGCCACCGGTGAGGTCCTCGACCTGCCCGAGGGCGAGACCCTCGAGGTCAACGAGCGCTGGGGCATCCACCGCCAGGCGCCGCCCTTCGACCAGCTGGAGTCCAAGACCCAGATGTTCGAGACGGGCATCAAGGTCATCGACCTGCTGACCCCCTACGTGCAGGGTGGCAAGATCGGCCTGTTCGGTGGTGCCGGCGTCGGCAAGACGGTGCTGATCCAGGAGATGATCGCCCGTGTCGCCCGCGACCACGGTGGTGTGTCGGTCTTCGCCGGAGTCGGCGAGCGGACCCGTGAGGGCAACGACCTCATCGTCGAGATGGAGGAGGCCGGGGTTCTCGGCCAGACCGCTCTGGTCTTCGGCCAGATGGACGAGCCGCCGGGCACCCGTCTGCGGGTCGCGCTGTCCGCGCTGACGATGGCGGAGTACTTCCGCGACGTCCAGAACCAGGACGTGCTGCTCTTCATCGACAACATCTTCCGGTTCACCCAGGCCGGCTCGGAGGTCTCGACCCTGCTCGGCCGCATGCCGTCGGCGGTGGGCTACCAGCCCAACCTCGCCGACGAGATGGGCACCCTGCAGGAGCGGATCACCTCGACCCGTGGTCACTCGATCACCTCGATGCAGGCGATCTACGTCCCGGCCGACGACTACACCGACCCGGCCCCGGCGACGACCTTCGCCCACCTGGACGCGACGACCGAGCTCTCCCGCCCGATCGCCTCGATGGGTATCTACCCGGCCGTGGACCCGTTGACCTCGACGAGCCGCATCCTGGACCCGCGCTACATCTCGCGCGAGCACTACGACACGGCCGTGCGGATCAAGTCGATCCTCCAGCGTTACAAGGAGCTGCAGGACATCATCGCGATCCTCGGTATCGACGAGCTGTCCGAGGAGGACAAGATCCTCGTCGGCCGCGCCCGTCGCCTCCAGCGGTTCCTGTCGCAGAACACCTACGTCGCCAAGCAGTTCACCGGTATCGAGGGTTCGACCGTGCCGCTGGCCGACACCATCGAGGCCTTCACCAAGGTCGCCGACGGTGACTACGACCACGTGCCCGAGCAGGCCTTCTTCATGTGCGGTGGGCTCGATGACGTCGAGCGCCAGGCCGCCGAGCTGGAGAAGAACAGCTGACCTGAGCTGGAGACGACCAGCTGTCCCGTCCCGGACGGGATCAGCTGACCCGTCCCGGACGGGACCACGACGGGCCGACACCTCACGGGGTGCCGGCCCGTCGGCATACCTGGGCCGTCCCACCGAGCGTCGCAGATGGTTGCGTTTCCTCCCACCGAGCGTCGTAGATGGTTGCGCGGACAGCCATCTGCGGCGCTCGGTGGGTCCAGGGGCGACCATGTGCGGCGCTCGGTGGGTCCAGGAACGACCATGTGCGGCGCTCGGTGGGGGTAGGCTCCTCGGCGGCCCGCCGGGCACGTCGAGCACCCGGCCACCAGCAGCTGTGGGGGCCGATCCGATGACAGAGGGAGACCCGCGTGG
Encoded here:
- a CDS encoding F0F1 ATP synthase subunit gamma, encoding MGAQQREYRQRSRSVQSTKKITRAMELIAASRVVKARQRVVETTPYARAITRAASAVATHADVEHPLTTKREKPRRAGVLVITSDRGLAGAYAANVLKRSEQLRELIEESGMEFVPYLTGRKAESYYSFRSRPFEDSWSGFSDSPTFDIAQEISQRLIGEFSKGTDEGGVDEIHIVYTRFINMVSQEVQVTRLLPLEVVEDAAPKTPENGFPLYEFEPDAAEVLDALLPRYITSRIWNALLQSAASELAARQRAMKSATDNAEELIKTYTRLANQARQAEITQEISEIVGGASALADAKK
- the atpD gene encoding F0F1 ATP synthase subunit beta — encoded protein: MTATTEAPTTEQTQGAVGRLARIIGPVVDVEFPPGQMPALYNLLKTQVEVSGETKTVNLEVAQDIGDNMVRAISLQPTDGLVRGAQVQDTGGPITVPVGDVTLGHVFNATGEVLDLPEGETLEVNERWGIHRQAPPFDQLESKTQMFETGIKVIDLLTPYVQGGKIGLFGGAGVGKTVLIQEMIARVARDHGGVSVFAGVGERTREGNDLIVEMEEAGVLGQTALVFGQMDEPPGTRLRVALSALTMAEYFRDVQNQDVLLFIDNIFRFTQAGSEVSTLLGRMPSAVGYQPNLADEMGTLQERITSTRGHSITSMQAIYVPADDYTDPAPATTFAHLDATTELSRPIASMGIYPAVDPLTSTSRILDPRYISREHYDTAVRIKSILQRYKELQDIIAILGIDELSEEDKILVGRARRLQRFLSQNTYVAKQFTGIEGSTVPLADTIEAFTKVADGDYDHVPEQAFFMCGGLDDVERQAAELEKNS